In one window of Xiphophorus hellerii strain 12219 chromosome 23, Xiphophorus_hellerii-4.1, whole genome shotgun sequence DNA:
- the rmnd5b gene encoding E3 ubiquitin-protein transferase RMND5B isoform X1 has product MEQCACVERELEKVLHRFVMYGHQSEERLDELLRSVCEIRAQLVAFAGVQDADLSVLSQNMAQCCKNIKETVQMLASRHKDIHGSVSKVGKAIDRNFDAEISAVVAETVWDTPERQKYLSESIVEHLYRQGMLSVAEDLCQESGVVIDMSMKQPFLELNRILEALRMQDLRPALEWAVSNRQRLLELNSSLEFKLHRLYFISLLSGGIGNQMDALQYARHFQPFASHHQRDIQILMGSLVYLRHGIENSPYRSLLETNQWAEICNIFTRDACALLGLSVESPLSVSFASGCMALPVLMNIKQVIEQRQCSGVWTHKDELPIEIDLGKKCWYHSVFACPILRQQTSESNPPMKLICGHVISRDALNKLTNAGKLKCPYCPMEQNPSHAKQIYF; this is encoded by the exons ATGGAGCAGTGTGCATGTGTGGAGCGGGAGCTGGAGAAAGTGCTCCACCGCTTCGTAATGTACGGCCACCAGTCTGAGGAGAGGCTAGATGAACTTCTACGCAGTGTCTGTGAGATACGTGCACAACTAGTTGCTTTTG CAGGAGTACAAGATGCAGACCTATCAGTCCTATCCCAGAATATGGCCCAGTGTTGTAAGAATATTAAAGAAACAGTGCAGATGCTGGCATCTCGACATAAAGACATTCACGGCAGCGTGTCAAAAGTTGGCAAAGCCATCGACAGG AATTTTGATGCAGAGATCAGTGCTGTGGTGGCAGAGACAGTGTGGGATACTCCAGAAAGACAGAAATACCTTAGTGAGTCCATTGTGGAACACTTGTACCGACAAGGGATGCTCAGTGTGGCAGAGGATCTTTGTCAG gaGTCCGGTGTAGTTATTGACATGAGTATGAAGCAGCCTTTCCTGGAACTAAACAGGATCCTTGAAGCTCTGAGGATGCAGGACCTCAGGCCGGCATTAGA GTGGGCCGTCTCAAATCGCCAGCGTCTTCTTGAACTGAACAGCAGTTTAGAGTTCAAGTTGCACCGTTTGTACTTCATAAGTTTGCTCAGTGGAGGAATAGGCAACCAGATGGATGCCCTGCAGTACGCCAGGCACTTCCAGCCATTCGCATCCCACCACCAGAGAG ATATTCAGATCTTGATGGGCAGCCTGGTCTATCTACGTCATGGCATTGAAAACTCCCCATATCGCAGCCTGTTGGAGACAAATCAGTGGGCTGAGATCTGTAACATCTTTACCAGGGATGCCTGTGCTCTACTGGGGCTCTCTGTAGAGTCTCCACTAAGTGTTAG ttttgcGTCAGGATGCATGGCCTTACCGGTGCTGATGAACATCAAACAGGTCATCGAACAGAGACAATGCAGCGGAGTGTGGACGCACAAAGATGAGCTCCCT ATTGAAATTGACCTGGGCAAGAAGTGCTGGTACCACTCTGTGTTCGCCTGCCCCATTCTTCGGCAGCAGACCTCAGAGAGCAATCCCCCCATGAAGCTCATCTGTGGCCATGTCATCTCCAGAGATGCACTCAACAAACTCACCAATGCTGGGAA GTTGAAATGCCCTTACTGCCCCATGGAGCAGAACCCGTCACATGCCAAGCAGATCTACTTTTGA
- the rmnd5b gene encoding E3 ubiquitin-protein transferase RMND5B isoform X2 encodes MEQCACVERELEKVLHRFVMYGHQSEERLDELLRSVCEIRAQLVAFGVQDADLSVLSQNMAQCCKNIKETVQMLASRHKDIHGSVSKVGKAIDRNFDAEISAVVAETVWDTPERQKYLSESIVEHLYRQGMLSVAEDLCQESGVVIDMSMKQPFLELNRILEALRMQDLRPALEWAVSNRQRLLELNSSLEFKLHRLYFISLLSGGIGNQMDALQYARHFQPFASHHQRDIQILMGSLVYLRHGIENSPYRSLLETNQWAEICNIFTRDACALLGLSVESPLSVSFASGCMALPVLMNIKQVIEQRQCSGVWTHKDELPIEIDLGKKCWYHSVFACPILRQQTSESNPPMKLICGHVISRDALNKLTNAGKLKCPYCPMEQNPSHAKQIYF; translated from the exons ATGGAGCAGTGTGCATGTGTGGAGCGGGAGCTGGAGAAAGTGCTCCACCGCTTCGTAATGTACGGCCACCAGTCTGAGGAGAGGCTAGATGAACTTCTACGCAGTGTCTGTGAGATACGTGCACAACTAGTTGCTTTTG GAGTACAAGATGCAGACCTATCAGTCCTATCCCAGAATATGGCCCAGTGTTGTAAGAATATTAAAGAAACAGTGCAGATGCTGGCATCTCGACATAAAGACATTCACGGCAGCGTGTCAAAAGTTGGCAAAGCCATCGACAGG AATTTTGATGCAGAGATCAGTGCTGTGGTGGCAGAGACAGTGTGGGATACTCCAGAAAGACAGAAATACCTTAGTGAGTCCATTGTGGAACACTTGTACCGACAAGGGATGCTCAGTGTGGCAGAGGATCTTTGTCAG gaGTCCGGTGTAGTTATTGACATGAGTATGAAGCAGCCTTTCCTGGAACTAAACAGGATCCTTGAAGCTCTGAGGATGCAGGACCTCAGGCCGGCATTAGA GTGGGCCGTCTCAAATCGCCAGCGTCTTCTTGAACTGAACAGCAGTTTAGAGTTCAAGTTGCACCGTTTGTACTTCATAAGTTTGCTCAGTGGAGGAATAGGCAACCAGATGGATGCCCTGCAGTACGCCAGGCACTTCCAGCCATTCGCATCCCACCACCAGAGAG ATATTCAGATCTTGATGGGCAGCCTGGTCTATCTACGTCATGGCATTGAAAACTCCCCATATCGCAGCCTGTTGGAGACAAATCAGTGGGCTGAGATCTGTAACATCTTTACCAGGGATGCCTGTGCTCTACTGGGGCTCTCTGTAGAGTCTCCACTAAGTGTTAG ttttgcGTCAGGATGCATGGCCTTACCGGTGCTGATGAACATCAAACAGGTCATCGAACAGAGACAATGCAGCGGAGTGTGGACGCACAAAGATGAGCTCCCT ATTGAAATTGACCTGGGCAAGAAGTGCTGGTACCACTCTGTGTTCGCCTGCCCCATTCTTCGGCAGCAGACCTCAGAGAGCAATCCCCCCATGAAGCTCATCTGTGGCCATGTCATCTCCAGAGATGCACTCAACAAACTCACCAATGCTGGGAA GTTGAAATGCCCTTACTGCCCCATGGAGCAGAACCCGTCACATGCCAAGCAGATCTACTTTTGA
- the n4bp3 gene encoding NEDD4-binding protein 3-B, with translation MATSVQTLPVTRGPTQNFRSPFPSSPLSSLCGMGSVGSLVEKPDVSPTKGNRAVPQVRPRQTNGLLKKGLTQRELLNYLNITRKEPKAGPSGDGKRDVIRGLVEDDVFAKVYSKDGTEIDLTKNSLPSGGKYEKVRFRSSAFKPVTPKNFSSMQNLYPSSKSEDVDHGLSNGLHRAYGHISKTVSTSSSSSSPSRHGGPTSCGNKAISSVQVMSHEDDNLSDSGHNSMSSLPPYRPPFRPHLSHISASMGHINTIGSLDRTSQGLKAAGSGGVAMGEVACRSMATLNRLTPYGSEAPPPYEWTLSLSVEDVVRDLEERLVEKEHELKQMRRNLDESEGAIAQVFEGKQRLWEKEVEELKRLYAAKLRQVSQHAQRSQRSMQLELFRAQQEKNRLQEELDGLKRDAVRDVTAVPKPTSPTLEETRWEVCQKSGEISLLKQQVRDSQAEVTQKLSEIFKLKTQLRETRTELRNREAQIDALNIILQGTRRGKCSSTGESKKGAEESPSAGATGGSGGPTEERLRAELLLERRQSEAQATAFEEERNTWQTEKDKVIRYQKELQASYLEMYHRNEALERELQQLRAGGAREGRGGGGGGEGGSRDGTTEKEAKEPTADRAAGKQEDTTSSSLPWIDRIESSEI, from the exons ATGGCAACCTCGGTCCAAACTCTTCCCGTGACGCGTGGTCCCACCCAAAACTTCCGCAGCCCTTTCCCCTCCTCTCCCCTCTCCTCACTCTGCGGCATGGGAAGCGTAGGAAGTCTGGTGGAGAAGCCAGATGTGTCTCCGACTAAAGGCAACCGCGCGGTGCCTCAGGTGAGACCCAGACAAACCAACGGCCTGCTGAAGAAAGGCCTGACCCAGAGAGAGCTACTGAACTACCTCAACATCACCAG GAAAGAGCCCAAAGCAGGGCCGAGCGGCGACGGCAAGAGGGACGTCATCAGAGGCCTGGTGGAGGATGACGTCTTCGCCAAAGTCTACAGTAAAGATGGCACTGAAATAGACCTGACTAAAAACTCACTGCCAAGCGGGGGCAAGTACGAAAAG GTTCGGTTCAGGTCTTCTGCATTCAAACCCGTCACACCTAAAAACTTCAGCTCCATGCAAAACCTCTACCCCTCCTCCAAGTCGGAGGATGTGGATCACGGCCTTTCCAATGGACTGCACAGAGCATACGGCCACATCTCCAAAACAGTCTCcacctcctcttcatcttcctcaccCTCCCGTCATGGAGGACCGACATCATGTGGTAACAAG GCCATCTCCTCGGTGCAAGTGATGAGTCACGAGGATGACAACCTGTCAGACTCAGGTCATAACTCCATGAGCAGTCTGCCGCCGTACCGCCCTCCGTTCCGTCCACATCTGTCTCACATCAG CGCTTCCATGGGCCACATCAACACCATCGGCTCCTTAGATCGAACCTCTCAGGGCCTGAAGGCCGCCgggtcagggggcgtggctatGGGGGAGGTAGCATGCCGAAGCATGGCTACCCTAAACCGCCTGACCCCCTATGGCAGCGAGGCTCCGCCTCCTTATGAATGGACGCTGTCCCTCTCGGTGGAGGACGTG GTGCGGGATCTGGAGGAGCGCCTGGTGGAAAAAGAACATGAACTAAAACAGATGAGGAGGAACCTGGACGAGAGCGAGGGCGCCATCGCTCAG GTGTTTGAAGGGAAGCAGCGTCTGTGggagaaggaggtggaggagctgaagCGCCTGTACGCCGCTAAGCTGCGTCAGGTCTCGCAGCACGCCCAGCGCTCCCAGCGCAGCATGCAGTTGGAGCTGTTTAGGGCCCAGCAGGAGAAGAATCGCCTGCAGGAGGAGCTCGACGGCCTGAAGCGGGACGCGGTCCGGGACGTCACGGCCGTGCCGAAGCCGACCAGTCCGACTCTAGAGGAGACACGGTGGGAG GTTTGTCAGAAGTCAGGGGAGATCTCGTTGCTGAAGCAGCAGGTGAGGGACTCCCAGGCAGAAGTGACCCAGAAGCTGAGCGAGATTTTCAAGCTGAAGACGCAGCTGAGGGAAACCCGGACGGAGCTGCGCAACAGGGAGGCCCAGATAGACGCTCTGAACATCATCCTGCAGGGGACGCGGCGTGGCAAGTGTTCCTCCACCGGAGAAAGCAAAAAAGGAGCCGAAGAGAGTCCATCAGCAGGAGCAACAG GCGGCTCTGGGGGTCCCACAGAAGAGCGTCTGCGAgcggagctgctgctggagcggCGTCAGAGCGAGGCCCAGGCCACGGCCTTCGAGGAGGAGAGGAACACGTGGCAGACGGAGAAAGACAAGGTCATCCGCTACCAGAAGGAGCTGCAGGCCAGTTACTTGGAGATGTATCACCGCAACGAAGCCCTGGAgagggagctgcagcagctgagggCGGGTGGGGCGCGGGAAGGAAggggaggcggaggaggaggagaaggagggagCAGAGATGGGACAACTGAGAAGGAGGCGAAGGAGCCGACAGCTGAcagagcagcaggaaaacaagAAGATACAACTTCCTCGAGCCTGCCGTGGATAGACAGGATTGAATCGTCTGAAATTTGA